From a region of the Bradyrhizobium diazoefficiens genome:
- a CDS encoding fatty acid desaturase, protein MTDATVSEPERRLKPLTSAMLRELSVRSNLRGAAQSLVHYGVIVLVGALIWMVVSQHGVLWGLPLMAVQGYFVAFLFMAVHETAHKTAFRSRGLNFTVGYLSAFIIGLPYEYYCLFHWDHHRYTQDPDKDPELIVGVKPTSDTQLAIAYSGLVQVAGRLRLMLGHAVTGKVIVPWIPESKRAVIVSEARAYVALYVLLLALSLWCSSALLLWVWIVPLVIGQFFLRPYLYAEHTGCERTRSAFQNTRTTYTAAVVRWFAWNMPYHVEHHAYPSIPFHALPKLNEIVDGEIIHRGRGYLRTTRETWVWFRRQRQTD, encoded by the coding sequence ATGACTGACGCAACCGTTTCCGAGCCCGAGCGCCGTTTGAAGCCGCTGACGTCGGCCATGCTGCGCGAACTGTCGGTTCGCTCCAATCTCAGAGGCGCGGCGCAGAGCCTTGTCCATTATGGCGTGATCGTGCTGGTGGGAGCGCTGATCTGGATGGTCGTTTCGCAGCATGGCGTCCTCTGGGGACTGCCGCTGATGGCGGTGCAGGGCTATTTCGTCGCCTTCCTGTTCATGGCGGTGCACGAGACCGCACACAAGACAGCGTTCAGGAGCCGTGGTCTCAATTTCACTGTGGGCTATCTCTCAGCCTTCATCATCGGATTGCCTTACGAATATTATTGCCTGTTTCACTGGGACCATCATCGCTACACCCAGGATCCGGACAAGGATCCCGAGCTGATCGTTGGCGTGAAACCGACATCCGACACGCAGCTCGCGATCGCCTATAGCGGGCTGGTCCAGGTCGCCGGCCGCCTCCGGCTGATGCTCGGCCATGCGGTCACCGGCAAGGTCATCGTGCCCTGGATTCCCGAGAGCAAGCGTGCCGTCATCGTGAGCGAGGCGCGTGCCTATGTCGCGCTCTATGTTCTGCTGCTCGCGCTCTCGCTATGGTGCTCGTCGGCGTTGCTGCTTTGGGTCTGGATCGTCCCGCTTGTCATCGGGCAATTCTTCCTGCGGCCCTATCTCTATGCCGAGCATACCGGCTGCGAGCGCACCCGCAGCGCTTTCCAGAACACCCGCACCACCTACACCGCTGCTGTCGTCAGATGGTTCGCGTGGAACATGCCCTACCATGTCGAGCACCATGCTTATCCCTCGATCCCCTTCCATGCGCTGCCGAAGCTGAACGAGATCGTCGACGGCGAGATCATCCATCGCGGCCGCGGCTACCTCAGAACGACGCGCGAGACCTGGGTCTGGTTTCGCCGGCAGCGGCAGACCGATTAG
- a CDS encoding YafY family protein, translating to MRASRMLSILTTLQARGQVTAPELAEACEVSVRTIYRDIDALAASGVPVYADRGAEGGYRLLDGYRVRLNGLSQSEAETLFLAGLPGPAAALGLDAAMIAAQNKLMAALPVHLRQDASRMQERFHLDAPGWFSEAEEPEHLRTIAGALLRGTLIKIRYQSWRAEKQRRLAPLGLVLKGGNWYLAGQVDASVRTYRVARVLDCTVLDDAFDRPADFDLAAYWQAATLRLEAEMHPNVATVRLSPFGVKLLDALSQPYVKARTQLEETTDADGWRIARVPTGKMSWHAAAELLRLGPEVEVLEPADLRDKMMELTQAMAARYGAARKA from the coding sequence ATGCGCGCGAGCCGGATGCTGTCGATCCTCACCACTCTCCAGGCCAGGGGGCAGGTCACCGCGCCCGAGCTCGCGGAGGCTTGCGAAGTATCGGTGCGCACGATCTATCGCGACATCGACGCGCTCGCCGCGTCCGGCGTTCCCGTTTACGCCGACCGCGGCGCAGAGGGCGGCTATCGCCTGCTCGACGGCTATCGCGTGCGGCTGAACGGTCTGTCGCAGAGCGAGGCCGAGACGCTATTTCTGGCGGGTTTGCCGGGCCCGGCGGCGGCGCTCGGGCTCGATGCGGCGATGATCGCCGCGCAGAACAAGCTGATGGCTGCGCTGCCCGTCCACCTGCGCCAGGATGCCAGCCGGATGCAGGAACGTTTTCATCTGGACGCACCGGGCTGGTTCAGCGAGGCGGAAGAGCCGGAGCATCTGCGCACGATTGCCGGCGCGCTGCTGCGCGGAACGCTGATCAAGATCCGCTACCAGAGCTGGCGCGCTGAGAAGCAGCGTCGCCTCGCGCCGCTCGGCCTCGTGCTGAAGGGCGGGAATTGGTATCTCGCAGGCCAGGTCGACGCCAGCGTGCGCACCTATCGCGTCGCGCGCGTGCTGGACTGCACGGTGCTCGACGACGCCTTCGATCGCCCCGCTGATTTCGATCTCGCCGCCTATTGGCAGGCCGCGACGCTTCGCCTCGAGGCCGAGATGCATCCCAATGTCGCGACCGTCCGGCTGTCGCCGTTCGGCGTCAAGCTGCTTGACGCGCTGAGCCAGCCCTACGTCAAGGCGCGCACGCAGCTTGAAGAGACCACTGATGCAGACGGTTGGCGCATCGCGCGCGTGCCGACCGGCAAGATGTCGTGGCACGCCGCGGCCGAATTATTGCGGCTCGGCCCCGAGGTCGAAGTGCTGGAGCCCGCCGATCTCCGCGACAAGATGATGGAGCTGACGCAGGCAATGGCCGCGCGCTATGGCGCGGCGCGGAAAGCATGA
- a CDS encoding glutathione S-transferase family protein gives MTDPNRITLYYSPQSRATGTRVLLEELGAPYDLHVLNMKAGEQRKSAYLAINPLGKVPAIRHGDALVTEQVAITIYLADLFPQAGLTPALNDCLRGPYLRWIAYYGSSFEPALIDKFMQREPAPITQSPYADYGTMLGALEAQLSKGPYLLGERMTAADVLWGVALSWTMMFGIVPKKDVFVRYADRMTMRPAFQRITAADDEMAAQHVKAAGV, from the coding sequence ATGACCGATCCGAACCGCATCACGCTGTACTATTCGCCGCAAAGCCGCGCCACCGGCACGCGGGTGCTGCTGGAGGAGCTGGGGGCGCCTTACGATCTCCATGTGCTCAACATGAAGGCCGGCGAGCAGCGGAAATCGGCCTATCTCGCCATCAATCCGCTTGGCAAGGTCCCGGCGATCCGCCACGGCGATGCCCTGGTGACCGAGCAGGTCGCGATCACCATCTATCTCGCCGATCTCTTCCCGCAGGCAGGTCTGACGCCCGCGCTGAACGATTGCTTGCGCGGCCCGTATCTGCGCTGGATCGCCTATTACGGCTCGTCGTTCGAGCCGGCGCTGATCGACAAGTTCATGCAGCGCGAGCCGGCGCCAATCACGCAGTCTCCCTATGCCGACTACGGCACCATGCTCGGTGCACTCGAAGCGCAGCTGTCGAAGGGGCCGTATCTGCTCGGCGAGCGTATGACGGCTGCCGATGTGCTGTGGGGCGTGGCGTTGAGCTGGACCATGATGTTCGGCATCGTGCCGAAGAAGGATGTCTTTGTCCGCTATGCCGACCGCATGACTATGCGGCCTGCGTTCCAGCGCATCACCGCGGCGGATGACGAGATGGCGGCGCAACATGTCAAGGCGGCTGGCGTCTGA
- a CDS encoding enoyl-CoA hydratase/isomerase family protein, giving the protein MSDITDAATGPVLEIAAARATIRLNRPKHLNRLQAEDLDELTKLFDRVEVDPDIRVLVLTGTGRAFSAGYDLNSVAERAVSASEQQSAGSAFEVVVNRLEDLGVPTICRLNGGVYGGSTDLALACDFRIGVDTAEMFMPAARLGLHYYRSGIKRYVSRLGVDNAKRLFLTAQRISAPEMLRIGYLTAMVPVEFLDEEVDKLATMLAGNAPQAMRGMKRAINEFARGELDDRAVDQRHRDSMRGDEIKEGIRAFAERRPPRF; this is encoded by the coding sequence ATGTCGGACATCACCGACGCAGCCACTGGGCCCGTGCTCGAAATCGCGGCAGCACGCGCCACCATCCGTCTCAACCGGCCAAAACATCTCAACCGGCTCCAGGCGGAGGACCTCGACGAGCTGACAAAACTGTTCGATCGGGTCGAGGTCGATCCTGATATCCGGGTACTGGTGCTGACCGGCACCGGACGGGCCTTCTCCGCCGGTTATGACCTCAACTCGGTCGCCGAGCGTGCCGTCAGCGCCAGCGAGCAGCAGAGCGCGGGCTCTGCCTTCGAGGTGGTCGTCAACCGGCTGGAGGATCTCGGCGTGCCGACGATCTGCCGGCTTAACGGCGGCGTCTATGGCGGCTCGACCGACCTCGCGCTCGCCTGCGATTTCCGCATCGGAGTCGACACCGCCGAGATGTTCATGCCGGCGGCGCGGCTCGGGCTGCACTATTACAGGAGCGGCATCAAGCGCTACGTCAGCCGGCTCGGCGTCGACAATGCGAAAAGGCTGTTCCTGACCGCGCAGAGGATCAGCGCGCCGGAGATGCTGCGCATCGGCTATCTCACCGCCATGGTGCCGGTGGAATTCCTGGACGAGGAAGTCGACAAGCTTGCCACGATGCTCGCCGGCAACGCGCCGCAGGCGATGCGTGGCATGAAGCGCGCGATCAACGAATTCGCCCGCGGCGAGCTTGATGATCGCGCCGTCGACCAGCGCCACCGCGACAGCATGCGCGGCGACGAGATCAAGGAAGGCATCAGGGCATTTGCTGAGAGGCGGCCGCCGAGGTTTTGA
- a CDS encoding cyclic nucleotide-gated ion channel, which produces MSKPLISALAQFAAATAGRNMTKAAYVAIGVGVLGMAVLTIDPAYEAAHRWVNALLWACLVYFVFEWLVRLRHMARQERLSFYIFSGAGLVDAVGALAVPVALVLGVEPRTAWLLSVLWVLKVVPGIPGLRQLRRVLVLESGPLISVLVIFLMVVFLASVAEYFLERDVQPQTFGSVPAALWWAVVTLTTTGYGDVVPVTPLGRMVAAVVMISGLGVFGLWTGILATGFAAETRRDNFLKTWEAVSKVPFFAALGPAAIADVTHVLRTMELPARTTIIRKGAQGDCMYFIAAGEVEVDLPGKKVQLGEGAFFGEMALLGNNKRGANVSTTKVSRLLVLDLVDFRMLMARHPELAETIDAEAKRRALENR; this is translated from the coding sequence ATGTCCAAGCCGCTGATCTCCGCTCTGGCCCAGTTTGCGGCCGCCACGGCTGGTCGCAACATGACCAAGGCGGCCTATGTCGCCATCGGTGTCGGCGTACTCGGCATGGCGGTGCTGACGATCGACCCGGCCTATGAGGCGGCGCACCGCTGGGTCAATGCCCTGCTGTGGGCGTGCCTCGTCTATTTCGTGTTCGAATGGCTGGTCCGGTTGCGCCACATGGCGCGGCAGGAGCGGCTTTCGTTCTACATATTCTCCGGTGCCGGGCTGGTCGACGCGGTCGGGGCCTTGGCGGTGCCGGTCGCGCTGGTTCTCGGCGTCGAGCCCAGGACGGCCTGGCTGCTCAGCGTGCTCTGGGTGCTGAAGGTGGTTCCGGGCATTCCGGGCCTGCGGCAGCTTCGCCGCGTGCTGGTGCTCGAATCGGGTCCGCTGATCAGCGTGCTCGTGATTTTCCTGATGGTGGTCTTCCTCGCCTCCGTCGCCGAATATTTCCTGGAGCGGGACGTGCAGCCGCAGACGTTCGGCAGCGTCCCTGCCGCGCTGTGGTGGGCCGTCGTAACATTAACGACCACGGGCTACGGCGACGTCGTGCCGGTCACTCCGCTCGGCCGCATGGTGGCAGCCGTGGTGATGATCTCCGGGCTCGGCGTGTTCGGCCTCTGGACCGGTATCCTGGCGACCGGATTTGCCGCCGAGACGCGGCGGGACAACTTCCTCAAGACCTGGGAGGCCGTCAGCAAGGTGCCGTTCTTCGCGGCCCTCGGGCCCGCTGCGATTGCCGACGTCACCCACGTGCTGCGGACCATGGAGCTGCCGGCGCGCACCACGATCATCCGCAAGGGCGCGCAGGGCGATTGCATGTATTTCATCGCCGCCGGCGAGGTCGAGGTCGACCTGCCCGGCAAGAAGGTGCAGCTCGGCGAAGGCGCCTTCTTCGGCGAGATGGCGCTGCTCGGCAACAACAAGCGCGGCGCCAACGTCTCGACCACGAAGGTGTCGCGGCTCCTGGTGCTCGATCTCGTCGACTTCCGCATGCTGATGGCACGGCACCCGGAGCTCGCCGAGACCATCGATGCGGAAGCAAAACGCCGCGCGCTCGAAAACAGGTAA
- a CDS encoding DUF3307 domain-containing protein, protein MLLLTFKHIIADFVLQTAWMAHGKDQKHGWALPLLVHCLVHLAVALPLILIVAPKFWFVALIDFLIHITIDRAKGFVSANFGVDLAHPWFWTLIGIDQALHHLTGFGLSIFMAAN, encoded by the coding sequence ATGTTGCTGCTCACCTTCAAGCACATCATCGCCGATTTCGTGCTCCAGACCGCCTGGATGGCGCACGGCAAGGACCAGAAGCACGGCTGGGCCCTGCCGTTGCTGGTGCACTGCCTCGTTCACCTCGCGGTTGCGCTGCCGCTGATCCTGATTGTGGCGCCGAAATTCTGGTTCGTGGCGCTGATCGACTTCTTGATCCACATCACGATCGATCGCGCCAAAGGGTTCGTCTCGGCCAATTTCGGGGTCGACCTGGCGCATCCCTGGTTCTGGACCTTGATCGGTATCGATCAGGCGCTGCACCATCTCACCGGCTTCGGCCTCTCCATTTTCATGGCGGCGAACTGA
- a CDS encoding YkgJ family cysteine cluster protein, whose product MEEISPIDLTSSCQSCGACCGYSANWPRFSIESDEELAQIPEALVNERQSGMRCEGNRCSALRGEIGKTTACGIYDVRPEVCRTCMPGDAECATARRKFGLPVLAGV is encoded by the coding sequence ATGGAAGAGATCTCGCCCATCGATCTAACAAGCAGCTGCCAAAGCTGCGGCGCGTGCTGCGGCTATTCGGCGAACTGGCCGCGCTTCTCGATCGAGAGCGATGAAGAGCTTGCTCAGATCCCCGAAGCGCTCGTCAACGAGCGGCAATCCGGCATGCGCTGCGAGGGCAATCGCTGCTCGGCGTTGCGCGGAGAGATCGGGAAGACGACGGCGTGCGGCATCTATGACGTGCGGCCGGAGGTGTGCCGCACCTGCATGCCGGGCGACGCCGAATGCGCGACGGCGCGGCGGAAATTTGGGCTACCGGTTCTAGCTGGCGTCTAG
- a CDS encoding YafY family protein: MRRADRLFQIIQVLRRTRKPLTADAIAAELETSKRTIYRDIATLIGQRVPIRGEAGMGYILEKGFDLPPLMLTPDEIEAAVLGAQWVAGHADSALARAAEDLMAKIADTVPERLRPFVLEPASRARPSWNREPDRLDMVRTRTQIHEGKKIMLRYRDEQGRASERTIWPISVGYLEAVRLLAAWCELRSDFRSFRTDRVVEANYLDEKYPERRDVLRARWRQSLVWGPPKDT, encoded by the coding sequence ATGAGACGCGCCGACCGGCTGTTTCAAATCATCCAGGTGCTGAGGCGTACGCGTAAGCCGCTGACGGCGGATGCCATCGCGGCCGAGCTCGAGACCTCGAAGCGCACGATCTATCGCGATATCGCCACGCTGATCGGTCAGCGCGTGCCCATCCGCGGTGAAGCCGGCATGGGCTACATCCTGGAAAAGGGTTTCGACCTCCCGCCCTTGATGCTGACACCGGACGAGATCGAGGCGGCCGTCCTGGGCGCGCAATGGGTCGCCGGCCATGCCGATTCGGCACTGGCACGCGCGGCCGAAGATCTGATGGCCAAGATCGCCGACACCGTGCCAGAGCGCCTGCGCCCCTTCGTGCTGGAGCCGGCGAGCCGGGCGCGGCCGAGCTGGAACAGGGAGCCGGACCGCCTGGACATGGTGCGCACGCGCACCCAGATTCACGAAGGCAAGAAGATCATGCTGCGCTATCGCGACGAACAGGGCCGCGCCAGCGAGCGCACGATCTGGCCGATCTCGGTCGGCTATCTCGAAGCCGTGCGTCTGCTTGCAGCCTGGTGCGAGCTGCGCAGCGACTTCCGCAGCTTCCGCACCGACCGCGTCGTGGAGGCGAACTATCTCGACGAGAAATATCCGGAGCGGCGCGACGTGCTGCGCGCAAGGTGGCGGCAAAGCCTGGTCTGGGGCCCGCCGAAGGACACGTAA
- a CDS encoding glutathione S-transferase family protein, with amino-acid sequence MITLYGFGTGFGLPEISPFVTKTEVQLKMAGLPYRKERAMPPASPKGQLPFIDDGGEAVADSTFIRAHIERRYGFDFDAGLSLVERAQAWAFERMIEHHVYFALVGARWVDPVNFAKGPAHFFDGAPEHNREKLREDAQFRVAENYLLSGLGRHAPDDDVDLAVRSLFALSVQLGDKSYLMGNKPCGVDATAFGALAGILTPFFESVLRERTEGFPNLTAYVDRMMDSYYPEFAWTPLRQAA; translated from the coding sequence ATGATCACGCTTTACGGCTTTGGCACCGGCTTCGGCCTGCCGGAAATCAGCCCCTTCGTCACCAAGACGGAGGTGCAGCTCAAGATGGCCGGGCTGCCCTACCGGAAGGAGCGGGCGATGCCGCCGGCCTCCCCCAAGGGGCAGCTGCCGTTCATCGACGACGGCGGCGAGGCGGTGGCCGATTCCACCTTCATCCGCGCTCATATCGAGCGCCGCTACGGCTTCGATTTCGACGCCGGCCTGTCGCTGGTCGAGCGCGCGCAAGCCTGGGCGTTCGAGCGCATGATCGAGCATCATGTCTACTTTGCGCTGGTCGGCGCGCGCTGGGTCGATCCGGTCAACTTCGCCAAGGGCCCTGCACATTTCTTCGACGGCGCACCGGAGCACAACCGCGAAAAGCTGCGCGAGGACGCGCAATTCCGCGTCGCCGAAAACTATCTGCTCTCGGGCCTCGGCCGCCATGCGCCGGATGACGACGTCGATCTCGCGGTGCGCTCGTTGTTCGCGCTCTCGGTGCAGCTCGGCGACAAGTCGTACCTGATGGGCAACAAGCCCTGCGGCGTCGATGCCACCGCCTTCGGCGCGCTGGCTGGGATCCTGACGCCGTTCTTCGAATCGGTCTTGCGCGAACGCACCGAGGGATTTCCGAACCTCACCGCCTATGTCGACCGCATGATGGACAGTTACTATCCGGAGTTCGCCTGGACCCCGCTGCGGCAGGCGGCGTGA
- a CDS encoding ABC transporter substrate-binding protein, which translates to MKRFYLTAAIAAAALAAPALPALTQTSEITIGITTTTTGPGAALGIPERNALEFVPKEIGGVPLKVIVLDDGGDPTNATTNARRFVTESKADIIMGSALTPPTIAVSNVANEAGIPHFGLAPFPITPARMKWSVAMPQPIPIVGKVLYDHMKSKGVKTLGYIGYSDSYGDLWFNDLKAQAVPMGMTIVDEERFARPDTSVTGQVLKLVAANPDAILVGASGTAAALPQSELRERGYQGLIYQTHGAASMDFIRIAGKAAEGVLMASGPVMDPEDQPDGALTKKPGLALNAAYEAKYGPNSRSQFAGHSYDAFEILKRIIPVALKTAKPGTPEFREAIRKALLSEKDLAASQGVYNFTEKDRYGVDERARILLTVKDGKYKLVK; encoded by the coding sequence ATGAAACGCTTTTACCTGACCGCCGCCATCGCCGCGGCAGCACTCGCCGCGCCGGCGCTGCCCGCGTTGACCCAGACCAGCGAAATCACCATCGGCATCACCACCACCACGACCGGCCCCGGCGCGGCGCTGGGCATTCCCGAGCGCAACGCGCTGGAATTCGTGCCGAAGGAGATCGGCGGCGTGCCGCTGAAGGTGATCGTGCTCGACGACGGCGGCGATCCCACCAACGCGACCACCAACGCCCGCCGCTTCGTGACCGAATCCAAGGCCGACATCATCATGGGTTCGGCGCTGACGCCGCCGACGATCGCGGTCTCCAACGTCGCCAACGAAGCCGGCATTCCGCATTTCGGCCTGGCGCCGTTCCCGATCACGCCCGCGCGCATGAAGTGGTCAGTGGCAATGCCGCAGCCGATTCCGATCGTCGGCAAGGTGCTGTACGACCACATGAAGAGCAAGGGCGTGAAGACGCTCGGCTATATCGGCTATTCCGACTCCTATGGTGACCTCTGGTTCAACGACCTCAAGGCCCAGGCCGTACCGATGGGCATGACCATCGTCGACGAGGAGCGCTTCGCCCGTCCGGATACGTCGGTGACCGGGCAGGTGCTGAAGCTGGTCGCCGCCAATCCGGATGCGATCCTGGTCGGCGCATCCGGCACCGCGGCCGCGCTGCCGCAGAGCGAACTGCGCGAACGCGGCTATCAGGGCCTGATCTACCAGACCCATGGCGCCGCCAGCATGGACTTCATCCGCATCGCCGGCAAAGCGGCGGAGGGCGTGTTGATGGCTTCCGGCCCGGTGATGGATCCGGAAGATCAGCCCGACGGCGCGCTCACCAAGAAGCCGGGCCTCGCGCTCAACGCGGCCTATGAAGCCAAGTACGGCCCGAACAGCCGCAGCCAGTTCGCCGGCCATTCCTACGACGCCTTCGAAATCCTCAAGCGGATCATCCCGGTGGCGCTGAAGACGGCCAAGCCCGGCACGCCGGAGTTCCGCGAAGCGATCCGCAAGGCATTGTTGTCGGAGAAGGACCTGGCGGCGAGCCAGGGCGTCTACAACTTCACCGAAAAGGACCGTTACGGCGTCGACGAACGCGCACGCATCCTGCTCACGGTGAAGGATGGCAAGTATAAGCTGGTGAAGTAG
- a CDS encoding thioesterase family protein, translating into MFVNRRDVQIQWGDCDPANIVYYPRYFAMFDDSTSTLFEVAGFSKQDLVRKYGLVGIPMVDTRAKFYVPSTYGDWITIETTIESIKRSSFEVKHNVYKGEALAIEGFETRVLVGRDPVNPDKLKSAPFPAEMAAKFTGS; encoded by the coding sequence ATGTTCGTGAACCGGCGCGACGTCCAGATCCAGTGGGGTGATTGCGACCCCGCCAACATCGTCTACTACCCGCGCTATTTCGCGATGTTCGACGATTCGACGTCGACCCTGTTCGAGGTCGCCGGCTTCTCCAAGCAGGACTTGGTCCGCAAATACGGCCTGGTGGGAATCCCCATGGTCGACACGCGGGCCAAGTTCTATGTTCCCTCGACCTATGGCGACTGGATCACCATCGAAACGACGATCGAGAGCATCAAGCGCTCGAGCTTCGAGGTGAAGCACAACGTCTACAAAGGCGAGGCGCTGGCGATCGAGGGTTTCGAGACCCGCGTCCTGGTCGGCCGCGATCCCGTTAACCCCGACAAACTGAAATCGGCACCATTCCCGGCGGAGATGGCAGCCAAATTCACGGGGAGTTAA
- a CDS encoding SDR family NAD(P)-dependent oxidoreductase — MLLKDQAVIVTGGASGLGAATARKLAAQGAKVAVCDLNAKLAETVAAEIKGVAVTCDVSDAASAEAAVAQAAKAHGPARVLVNCAGIGVAKRVVGRDGPMALADFDKVIKVNLIGTFNMLRLAATEMSKLEPQATGERGIIINTASVAAYDGQIGQSAYSASKGGIVGMTLPIARELAQFGIRVLTIAPGLFLTPLLANLPQEAQDSLAAAIPFPRRLGNADEFAALALHMVENVYLNGEVVRLDGSLRMAPK; from the coding sequence ATGTTGTTGAAAGATCAAGCAGTCATCGTCACCGGCGGCGCATCGGGACTGGGCGCGGCGACGGCGCGAAAGCTGGCGGCGCAGGGCGCCAAGGTCGCGGTCTGCGATCTCAATGCCAAGCTTGCCGAAACTGTTGCCGCCGAGATCAAGGGCGTGGCGGTGACCTGCGACGTCTCCGACGCCGCGTCCGCCGAAGCCGCGGTCGCGCAGGCTGCGAAGGCCCACGGCCCGGCCCGCGTGCTGGTCAATTGCGCCGGCATCGGCGTTGCCAAGCGCGTGGTCGGCCGCGACGGCCCGATGGCGCTTGCCGATTTCGACAAGGTGATCAAGGTCAATCTGATCGGCACCTTCAACATGCTGCGCCTTGCCGCCACCGAGATGTCCAAGCTCGAGCCGCAAGCGACTGGCGAGCGTGGCATCATCATCAACACCGCCTCGGTTGCCGCCTATGACGGCCAGATCGGCCAGTCCGCCTATTCTGCTTCCAAGGGCGGCATCGTCGGCATGACGCTGCCGATCGCACGCGAGCTGGCGCAGTTCGGCATCCGCGTGCTGACCATCGCACCCGGCCTGTTCCTCACGCCGCTGCTCGCGAACCTGCCGCAGGAAGCCCAGGACTCGCTCGCCGCCGCGATTCCCTTCCCGCGCCGGCTCGGCAACGCGGACGAATTCGCCGCGCTCGCGCTCCACATGGTCGAGAACGTCTATCTCAACGGCGAAGTGGTGCGCCTCGACGGTTCGCTGCGCATGGCGCCGAAGTAA